From the Plodia interpunctella isolate USDA-ARS_2022_Savannah chromosome 5, ilPloInte3.2, whole genome shotgun sequence genome, one window contains:
- the Ctl2 gene encoding choline transporter-like 2 isoform X1, with protein MGCCGDCCIPPKESREPIRYDPDFNGPIHNRSCTDVLWLILFILYLGVWGFIGYYAMTHGNMQKLLAPIDSNGNRCGLNSWLQDKKYLVFFDITRCLQPDTPITGCPTPQVCVNQCPDRTINFEKELTAANFNELKSRMVCKYDVDISTYEKAMQSISEEKCAKSVLKSEAVLFRCIGDLSTMPRCAEAATASSRWTGSGSGGACLRNPEKAQESLLTRATALDTYVGWITASWVTYFKGTERDTHILSAQIAQDMVQARWYIVGAVLIVILICFVYILVLRWVVGPVVWTSIVAFLILLGFSCYLCYKEYKYYLANPVQQIATSNIKGYAESIVKTHTFWLVVLIIAAIVLLILTLIVIFLRNRIVIAIALIREGSKAVSAIKSTVFFPILPWVMQCLTIAYGVFVLMYIISMGESLFSVVNKKIDPDCVCNGNYTDYASCDPIQFQLDCHDSGTILPCKKAICYFTGLDSPHSVVYLHLGNLLGFFWTMFFISGCSDMMLASTFATWYWTFRKRNLPFFTLTAGVARTVRYHMGTVALGSLIIAIVRIIRVILEYIDQKLKKFDNAFTRAVLCCCKCFFWCLENFLKFINKNAYIMCAVHGTNFCASARDAFSLLMRNIVRVVVLDKVADFIFFLSKLLLSIGVGFAVYYFLDGEVVSKITGGKHSLYLHNNYIPAVFLGIITYIIGSIFFQVYSMAVDTLFLCFLEDCERNDGSPEKPYFMSKNLMKILGKRNKKYED; from the exons ATGGGTTGTTGTGGAGACTGTTGCATACCACCAAAAGAATCtc GGGAACCGATCCGCTATGACCCGGATTTCAATGGACCCATCCACAACCGATCATGCACGGATGTCTTGTGgcttattttgtttatcttatATTTAGGAGTTTGGGGTTTCATTGGATATTATG CTATGACCCATGGAAACATGCAGAAACTGCTTGCGCCGATTGACTCCAATGGGAACCGATGCGGACTAAACTCATGGTTGCAAGACAAGAAGTACCTGGTGTTCTTTGATATCACGCGTTGTCTCCAACCAGACACGCCCATCACAGGCTGTCCCACACCACAG GTCTGCGTGAATCAATGTCCGGACAGAACCATAAATTTTGAGAAAGAATTAACAGCAGCAAACTTTAATGAATTGAAGAGCCGCATGGTCTGTAAATATGATGTGGACATAAGTACTTATGAAAAAGCAATGCAAAGCATAAGTGAAGAAAAATGCGCCAAGAGCGTTCTGAAAAGTGAAgcag TGCTATTTCGCTGCATCGGCGATCTATCTACCATGCCACGTTGTGCCGAGGCGGCCACGGCCAGCTCTCGATGGACAGGCAGTGGGTCAGGCGGGGCGTGCCTTCGGAACCCGGAGAAGGCGCAGGAGTCCCTGCTGACCAGGGCCACAGCCCTCGACACCTACGTGGGCTGGATCACAGCCAGCTGGGTCACCTACTTTAAGGGGACCGAGCGTGATACCCACATT TTATCCGCTCAAATCGCTCAAGACATGGTGCAAGCACGCTGGTACATCGTGGGAGCGGTGCTGATTGTAATACTCATCTGTTTCGTGTACATCCTCGTGCTGCGATGGGTGGTCGGGCCAGTTGTATGGACCTCTATCGTCGCTTTCCTCATACTACTTGGATTCT ctTGCTATTTATGCTACAAAGAGTACAAGTATTATCTGGCGAACCCTGTACAGCAGATCGCTACGTCCAACATCAAAGGCTATGCAGAGTCTATAGTAAAGACGCACACGTTTTGGTTGGTCGTCCTCATTATTGCAGCGATTGTATTGCTCATACTGACGCTTATTGTCATCTTTCTGAGAAACCGCATTGTTATTGCCATAGCTTTGATACGTGAGGGCAGCAA AGCTGTGTCGGCAATCAAGTCAACCGTATTTTTCCCAATACTGCCATGGGTCATGCAGTGCCTTACGATAGCATACGGAGTCTTCGTTCTCATGTACATCATATCCATGGGAGAGAGTCTCTTCAGTGTCGTCAATAAGAAAATCGACCCCGACTGCGTGTGCAATGGAAATTATACG GATTACGCCAGCTGTGACCCAATACAATTCCAGTTGGACTGCCATGATTCCGGTACCATCTTGCCTTGCAAGAAAGCTATTTGCTACTTCACTGGACTCGATTCACCTCATAGTGTCGTCTATTTACATC TGGGCAATCTTCTCGGGTTCTTTTGGACAATGTTCTTCATAAGCGGGTGTTCAGACATGATGTTGGCAAGCACCTTCGCTACCTGGTACTGGACTTTCAGGAAAAGGAATCTCCCCTTCTTCACCCTCACTGCCGGAGTTGCGAGAACAGTGCG CTACCACATGGGTACTGTTGCCCTGGGATCCCTCATCATCGCTATCGTTCGGATAATACGAGTGATACTAGAGTACATAGACCAGAAGTTGAAGAAGTTTGACAATGCCTTCACTAGAGCCGTGTTGTGCTGTTGCAAATGTTTCTTCTGGTGCTTGGAAAACTTCCTCAAGTTCATCAACAAGAACGCATACATCATGTGCGCCGTTCACGGAACTAACTTCTGTGCCAGTGCGCGGGACGCTTTCTCCTTGCTTATGAGAAATATCGTCAGAGTTGTTGTACTGGACAAG GTTGCGGACTTCATCTTCTTCTTGTCTAAACTACTGCTATCCATCGGAGTAGGCTTTGCAGTATACTACTTCTTAGATGGAGAAGTAGTCTCGAAGATTACTGGGGGCAAGCATTCACTGTACCTCCACAACAACTACATTCCAGCCGTCTTTCTCGGGATCATCACGTATATCATCGGCTCTATATTCTTCCAAGTTTACTCTATGGCTGTGGACACGCTGTTCCTTTGTTTCC ttgaAGATTGTGAACGTAACGATGGATCTCCAGAGAAACCATACTTCATGTCTAAAAatcttatgaaaattttagGAAAGAGAAATAAGAAGTATGAGGATTAA
- the Ctl2 gene encoding choline transporter-like 2 isoform X3 — MGCCGDCCIPPKESREPIRYDPDFNGPIHNRSCTDVLWLILFILYLGVWGFIGYYAMTHGNMQKLLAPIDSNGNRCGLNSWLQDKKYLVFFDITRCLQPDTPITGCPTPQVCVNQCPDRTINFEKELTAANFNELKSRMVCKYDVDISTYEKAMQSISEEKCAKSVLKSEAVLGRCLPTDLDGVVPDSTQQQIAGSANELSAQIAQDMVQARWYIVGAVLIVILICFVYILVLRWVVGPVVWTSIVAFLILLGFSCYLCYKEYKYYLANPVQQIATSNIKGYAESIVKTHTFWLVVLIIAAIVLLILTLIVIFLRNRIVIAIALIREGSKAVSAIKSTVFFPILPWVMQCLTIAYGVFVLMYIISMGESLFSVVNKKIDPDCVCNGNYTDYASCDPIQFQLDCHDSGTILPCKKAICYFTGLDSPHSVVYLHLGNLLGFFWTMFFISGCSDMMLASTFATWYWTFRKRNLPFFTLTAGVARTVRYHMGTVALGSLIIAIVRIIRVILEYIDQKLKKFDNAFTRAVLCCCKCFFWCLENFLKFINKNAYIMCAVHGTNFCASARDAFSLLMRNIVRVVVLDKVADFIFFLSKLLLSIGVGFAVYYFLDGEVVSKITGGKHSLYLHNNYIPAVFLGIITYIIGSIFFQVYSMAVDTLFLCFLEDCERNDGSPEKPYFMSKNLMKILGKRNKKYED, encoded by the exons ATGGGTTGTTGTGGAGACTGTTGCATACCACCAAAAGAATCtc GGGAACCGATCCGCTATGACCCGGATTTCAATGGACCCATCCACAACCGATCATGCACGGATGTCTTGTGgcttattttgtttatcttatATTTAGGAGTTTGGGGTTTCATTGGATATTATG CTATGACCCATGGAAACATGCAGAAACTGCTTGCGCCGATTGACTCCAATGGGAACCGATGCGGACTAAACTCATGGTTGCAAGACAAGAAGTACCTGGTGTTCTTTGATATCACGCGTTGTCTCCAACCAGACACGCCCATCACAGGCTGTCCCACACCACAG GTCTGCGTGAATCAATGTCCGGACAGAACCATAAATTTTGAGAAAGAATTAACAGCAGCAAACTTTAATGAATTGAAGAGCCGCATGGTCTGTAAATATGATGTGGACATAAGTACTTATGAAAAAGCAATGCAAAGCATAAGTGAAGAAAAATGCGCCAAGAGCGTTCTGAAAAGTGAAgcag TGTTGGGGCGGTGCTTGCCCACCGATCTGGACGGAGTGGTGCCGGACAGCACTCAGCAACAAATCGCAGGCTCAGCTAATGAG TTATCCGCTCAAATCGCTCAAGACATGGTGCAAGCACGCTGGTACATCGTGGGAGCGGTGCTGATTGTAATACTCATCTGTTTCGTGTACATCCTCGTGCTGCGATGGGTGGTCGGGCCAGTTGTATGGACCTCTATCGTCGCTTTCCTCATACTACTTGGATTCT ctTGCTATTTATGCTACAAAGAGTACAAGTATTATCTGGCGAACCCTGTACAGCAGATCGCTACGTCCAACATCAAAGGCTATGCAGAGTCTATAGTAAAGACGCACACGTTTTGGTTGGTCGTCCTCATTATTGCAGCGATTGTATTGCTCATACTGACGCTTATTGTCATCTTTCTGAGAAACCGCATTGTTATTGCCATAGCTTTGATACGTGAGGGCAGCAA AGCTGTGTCGGCAATCAAGTCAACCGTATTTTTCCCAATACTGCCATGGGTCATGCAGTGCCTTACGATAGCATACGGAGTCTTCGTTCTCATGTACATCATATCCATGGGAGAGAGTCTCTTCAGTGTCGTCAATAAGAAAATCGACCCCGACTGCGTGTGCAATGGAAATTATACG GATTACGCCAGCTGTGACCCAATACAATTCCAGTTGGACTGCCATGATTCCGGTACCATCTTGCCTTGCAAGAAAGCTATTTGCTACTTCACTGGACTCGATTCACCTCATAGTGTCGTCTATTTACATC TGGGCAATCTTCTCGGGTTCTTTTGGACAATGTTCTTCATAAGCGGGTGTTCAGACATGATGTTGGCAAGCACCTTCGCTACCTGGTACTGGACTTTCAGGAAAAGGAATCTCCCCTTCTTCACCCTCACTGCCGGAGTTGCGAGAACAGTGCG CTACCACATGGGTACTGTTGCCCTGGGATCCCTCATCATCGCTATCGTTCGGATAATACGAGTGATACTAGAGTACATAGACCAGAAGTTGAAGAAGTTTGACAATGCCTTCACTAGAGCCGTGTTGTGCTGTTGCAAATGTTTCTTCTGGTGCTTGGAAAACTTCCTCAAGTTCATCAACAAGAACGCATACATCATGTGCGCCGTTCACGGAACTAACTTCTGTGCCAGTGCGCGGGACGCTTTCTCCTTGCTTATGAGAAATATCGTCAGAGTTGTTGTACTGGACAAG GTTGCGGACTTCATCTTCTTCTTGTCTAAACTACTGCTATCCATCGGAGTAGGCTTTGCAGTATACTACTTCTTAGATGGAGAAGTAGTCTCGAAGATTACTGGGGGCAAGCATTCACTGTACCTCCACAACAACTACATTCCAGCCGTCTTTCTCGGGATCATCACGTATATCATCGGCTCTATATTCTTCCAAGTTTACTCTATGGCTGTGGACACGCTGTTCCTTTGTTTCC ttgaAGATTGTGAACGTAACGATGGATCTCCAGAGAAACCATACTTCATGTCTAAAAatcttatgaaaattttagGAAAGAGAAATAAGAAGTATGAGGATTAA
- the Ctl2 gene encoding choline transporter-like 2 isoform X2, which yields MGKEEKDYGEPIRYDPDFNGPIHNRSCTDVLWLILFILYLGVWGFIGYYAMTHGNMQKLLAPIDSNGNRCGLNSWLQDKKYLVFFDITRCLQPDTPITGCPTPQVCVNQCPDRTINFEKELTAANFNELKSRMVCKYDVDISTYEKAMQSISEEKCAKSVLKSEAVLFRCIGDLSTMPRCAEAATASSRWTGSGSGGACLRNPEKAQESLLTRATALDTYVGWITASWVTYFKGTERDTHILSAQIAQDMVQARWYIVGAVLIVILICFVYILVLRWVVGPVVWTSIVAFLILLGFSCYLCYKEYKYYLANPVQQIATSNIKGYAESIVKTHTFWLVVLIIAAIVLLILTLIVIFLRNRIVIAIALIREGSKAVSAIKSTVFFPILPWVMQCLTIAYGVFVLMYIISMGESLFSVVNKKIDPDCVCNGNYTDYASCDPIQFQLDCHDSGTILPCKKAICYFTGLDSPHSVVYLHLGNLLGFFWTMFFISGCSDMMLASTFATWYWTFRKRNLPFFTLTAGVARTVRYHMGTVALGSLIIAIVRIIRVILEYIDQKLKKFDNAFTRAVLCCCKCFFWCLENFLKFINKNAYIMCAVHGTNFCASARDAFSLLMRNIVRVVVLDKVADFIFFLSKLLLSIGVGFAVYYFLDGEVVSKITGGKHSLYLHNNYIPAVFLGIITYIIGSIFFQVYSMAVDTLFLCFLEDCERNDGSPEKPYFMSKNLMKILGKRNKKYED from the exons GGGAACCGATCCGCTATGACCCGGATTTCAATGGACCCATCCACAACCGATCATGCACGGATGTCTTGTGgcttattttgtttatcttatATTTAGGAGTTTGGGGTTTCATTGGATATTATG CTATGACCCATGGAAACATGCAGAAACTGCTTGCGCCGATTGACTCCAATGGGAACCGATGCGGACTAAACTCATGGTTGCAAGACAAGAAGTACCTGGTGTTCTTTGATATCACGCGTTGTCTCCAACCAGACACGCCCATCACAGGCTGTCCCACACCACAG GTCTGCGTGAATCAATGTCCGGACAGAACCATAAATTTTGAGAAAGAATTAACAGCAGCAAACTTTAATGAATTGAAGAGCCGCATGGTCTGTAAATATGATGTGGACATAAGTACTTATGAAAAAGCAATGCAAAGCATAAGTGAAGAAAAATGCGCCAAGAGCGTTCTGAAAAGTGAAgcag TGCTATTTCGCTGCATCGGCGATCTATCTACCATGCCACGTTGTGCCGAGGCGGCCACGGCCAGCTCTCGATGGACAGGCAGTGGGTCAGGCGGGGCGTGCCTTCGGAACCCGGAGAAGGCGCAGGAGTCCCTGCTGACCAGGGCCACAGCCCTCGACACCTACGTGGGCTGGATCACAGCCAGCTGGGTCACCTACTTTAAGGGGACCGAGCGTGATACCCACATT TTATCCGCTCAAATCGCTCAAGACATGGTGCAAGCACGCTGGTACATCGTGGGAGCGGTGCTGATTGTAATACTCATCTGTTTCGTGTACATCCTCGTGCTGCGATGGGTGGTCGGGCCAGTTGTATGGACCTCTATCGTCGCTTTCCTCATACTACTTGGATTCT ctTGCTATTTATGCTACAAAGAGTACAAGTATTATCTGGCGAACCCTGTACAGCAGATCGCTACGTCCAACATCAAAGGCTATGCAGAGTCTATAGTAAAGACGCACACGTTTTGGTTGGTCGTCCTCATTATTGCAGCGATTGTATTGCTCATACTGACGCTTATTGTCATCTTTCTGAGAAACCGCATTGTTATTGCCATAGCTTTGATACGTGAGGGCAGCAA AGCTGTGTCGGCAATCAAGTCAACCGTATTTTTCCCAATACTGCCATGGGTCATGCAGTGCCTTACGATAGCATACGGAGTCTTCGTTCTCATGTACATCATATCCATGGGAGAGAGTCTCTTCAGTGTCGTCAATAAGAAAATCGACCCCGACTGCGTGTGCAATGGAAATTATACG GATTACGCCAGCTGTGACCCAATACAATTCCAGTTGGACTGCCATGATTCCGGTACCATCTTGCCTTGCAAGAAAGCTATTTGCTACTTCACTGGACTCGATTCACCTCATAGTGTCGTCTATTTACATC TGGGCAATCTTCTCGGGTTCTTTTGGACAATGTTCTTCATAAGCGGGTGTTCAGACATGATGTTGGCAAGCACCTTCGCTACCTGGTACTGGACTTTCAGGAAAAGGAATCTCCCCTTCTTCACCCTCACTGCCGGAGTTGCGAGAACAGTGCG CTACCACATGGGTACTGTTGCCCTGGGATCCCTCATCATCGCTATCGTTCGGATAATACGAGTGATACTAGAGTACATAGACCAGAAGTTGAAGAAGTTTGACAATGCCTTCACTAGAGCCGTGTTGTGCTGTTGCAAATGTTTCTTCTGGTGCTTGGAAAACTTCCTCAAGTTCATCAACAAGAACGCATACATCATGTGCGCCGTTCACGGAACTAACTTCTGTGCCAGTGCGCGGGACGCTTTCTCCTTGCTTATGAGAAATATCGTCAGAGTTGTTGTACTGGACAAG GTTGCGGACTTCATCTTCTTCTTGTCTAAACTACTGCTATCCATCGGAGTAGGCTTTGCAGTATACTACTTCTTAGATGGAGAAGTAGTCTCGAAGATTACTGGGGGCAAGCATTCACTGTACCTCCACAACAACTACATTCCAGCCGTCTTTCTCGGGATCATCACGTATATCATCGGCTCTATATTCTTCCAAGTTTACTCTATGGCTGTGGACACGCTGTTCCTTTGTTTCC ttgaAGATTGTGAACGTAACGATGGATCTCCAGAGAAACCATACTTCATGTCTAAAAatcttatgaaaattttagGAAAGAGAAATAAGAAGTATGAGGATTAA
- the Rrp4 gene encoding exosome complex component RRP4 encodes MTGHVSIKLASERVNHCVASSNELPRFYTPGEVITGMQDFMRGHGTYADEDCLKSSVAGVMQKVNKLICIRPLKSRYVGEIGDVVVGRVLEVQQRRWKVETNSRLDSILQLSSVNLPGGELRRRSAEDEQMMRKHLQEGDLISAEVQSVFSDGSLSLHTRSLKYGKLTQGTLVKVFPSLIKRRKNHFHNLPCGVSVIIGNNGYVWISTQKEETMMEEHKEDVDSCEVQPISRSDREAMARVKNCIAALVASKMMLDDTSIMFAYEESLKYDAVKDLLDPEAMLDVAFLTQHRINNIMEE; translated from the exons ATGACTGGACACGTCTCTATAAAGTTAGCTTCTGAACGAGTAAACCATTGTGTGGCTTCTTCTAATGAATTACCTCGTTTTTACACTCCTGGTGAGGTTATAACGGGCATGCAAGATTTTATGCg TGGACATGGAACTTACGCTGACGAAGATTGCCTCAAATCATCTGTGGCTGGTGTCAtgcaaaaagtaaacaaacttatatgCATAAGACCACTCAAAAGTCGGTACGTTGGTGAAATCGGTGATGTGGTGGTTGGCAGAGTTCTGGAAGTGCAACAGAGGCGATGGAAAGTCGAGACTAATTCACGTCTTGATTCAATTCTTCAGTTATCTTCAGTTAATCTTCCTGGAGGAGAACTG CGTCGAAGATCTGCTGAAGATGAACAAATGATGAGGAAACATCTACAGGAGGGAGATCTCATCAGTGCGGAGGTCCAGAGTGTGTTCTCTGATGGATCCCTCTCTTTACATACTAgaagtttaaaatatggaaAG cTTACACAAGGCACTTTGGTCAAAGTATTTCCCTCATTGATTAAAAGAAGGAAGAATCATTTCCACAATTTGCCCTGTGGAGTATCAGTTATAATTGGAAACAATGGATATGTGTGGATCAGCACCCAGAAAGAGGAGACCATGATGGAGGAGCATAAGGAAGATGTTGACAGTTGTGAAGTACAG CCTATCAGCAGATCAGATAGAGAAGCCATGGCCAGAGTGAAGAATTGCATTGCGGCATTAGTGGCGTCCAAAATGATGCTAGATGATACAAGTATTATGTTTGCTTATGAAGAGAGCCTTAAGTATGATGCGGTCAAGGACCTCTTAGACCCTGAGGCAATGTTGGATGTCGCCTTCTTAACACAGcacagaataaataatattatggaaGAGTAA
- the MED18 gene encoding mediator of RNA polymerase II transcription subunit 18 produces the protein MSGANVAPITATDSLSQALKANIIPNQEYLLQGSVLDSAVEVLLHRLRGLCDNVDAGPETFNDQEVCFSLRDPNQQAAPLMLRVRKALDARDMPYQLRYIGQPDLGDKNRPTVVRSSLDIACSGMLLDFLSELGCRIEFEYSVKGYMFRKGRMKITVAKVFKISQSSMTPEPISQSYLVELSVLAPQGQDAIAEDMRQFADQLRPLVQLDKIDYKRLGHMPVT, from the exons atgtcTGGTGCCAACGTAGCACCTATAACTGCTACTGACAGCTTGTCCCAAGCGTTAAAAGCCAATATTATTCCTAATCAGGAATATTTACTTCAG GGCTCCGTTTTGGACTCTGCTGTTGAAGTATTGCTACATCGACTCCGTGGGCTTTGTGACAATGTTGATGCTGGTCCAGAGACTTTCAATGATCAGGAAGTTTGTTTCAGTTTACGAGATCCTAATCAACAG gctGCACCATTGATGCTTCGTGTTCGTAAAGCCCTGGATGCACGTGACATGCCATACCAACTGCGGTACATCGGCCAACCAGACCTAGGAGACAAGAATCGGCCTACTGTTGTGAGATCCAGCCTTGACATCGCTTGCAGTGGCATGCTGCTAGATTTCCTCAGTGAATTGGGATGtagaattgaatttgaatatagtgtgaaag GTTACATGTTCAGAAAAGGACGAATGAAAATTACTGTTGCAAAGGTGTTCAAAATATCCCAGAGCTCTATGACTCCAGAGCCGATTTCTCAGAGTTACTTAGTAGAGTTGTCT GTACTAGCGCCTCAAGGGCAGGATGCGATCGCGGAGGATATGCGGCAGTTTGCGGACCAGCTGCGGCCGCTGGTGCAGCTAGACAAGATCGACTACAAACGGTTAGGGCACATGCCGGTCACTTAG
- the LOC128669714 gene encoding uncharacterized protein LOC128669714, which produces MNVSQLIPWNIIIILCFCGSVMSELDFKQNPAPDGHRCGVCPTYFQKICAFDLVSNATFIFDNHCIMDLYNCIEGTEFVPLNYDRCLFFGNFAYVHGLKREDEDYGEDHFIIKMSKKNPDFADKPGDRYLSIS; this is translated from the exons ATGAATGTTAGTCAATTGATACCATGGAACATAATCATTATTCTAT gTTTCTGCGGCAGTGTTATGTCAGAATTAGATTTCAAACAGAACCCAGCGCCCGACGGACATAG ATGTGGTGTGTGTCCGACATATTTCCAGAAAATCTGCGCGTTCGACCTCGTCTCCAACGCTACGTTCATTTTCGACAACCACTGTATTATGGATCTCTACAACTGCATTGAAGGCAcag AATTTGTGCCACTGAATTACGACCGCTGCCTATTCTTCGGTAACTTCGCTTACGTGCACGGTCTCAAACGCGAAGACGAAGACTATGGAGAAGACCATTTCATTATTAAGATGTCGAAGAAAAATCCTGATTTCGCTGATAAACCAGGGGATCGGTACCTTTCGATttcataa
- the LOC128670220 gene encoding uncharacterized protein LOC128670220, which translates to MAAAHTHSAPTPSDRRSEGRAGSRRIFPPQFKLQVLEAYRRDTQCRGNQRATARKFGIHRRQIQKWLQAEPTLRAALLRRAPQPAPSPPPYAAGSPESARLPSPPPATLPTPVQVPTPMPATIPVTVPIAITTTEPIDLSVRRASSQVPHPTYPSAPEPPRKPFKLFRPYLLGEEDEEEKRPAVASLPVSNGVHVSAFVPVQSAGGCALTACPTPRWCAAMPSFPAPLR; encoded by the coding sequence ATGGCCGCCGCCCACACACATTCAGCCCCCACACCTTCTGACCGCCGGTCTGAGGGTCGTGCTGGCTCTAGACGTATATTCCCACCACAATTCAAGCTGCAAGTTCTCGAGGCCTATAGACGCGATACTCAATGTCGCGGTAATCAACGCGCTACAGCCAGGAAGTTTGGCATTCATCGTCGCCAGATTCAAAAATGGCTACAAGCTGAGCCCACACTAAGAGCGGCTCTTTTACGACGAGCTCCGCAACCAGCGCCTTCACCACCGCCTTACGCGGCTGGTTCACCGGAAAGTGCCCGATTGCCATCGCCGCCGCCCGCCACACTTCCCACGCCAGTACAGGTGCCCACTCCGATGCCAGCAACTATACCTGTGACTGTACCGATAGCTATCACTACCACAGAGCCAATAGACCTCTCAGTACGAAGGGCTTCATCTCAAGTGCCTCATCCAACATATCCTTCTGCACCAGAGCCTCCACGCAAGCCTTTTAAACTATTCCGGCCATACCTACTCGGGGAAGAAGATGAAGAGGAAAAGAGGCCAGCAGTGGCTTCACTGCCAGTATCTAACGGCGTGCACGTGTCCGCGTTCGTGCCAGTGCAGAGTGCGGGCGGATGCGCGTTGACCGCGTGCCCCACGCCGCGCTGGTGCGCCGCCATGCCTTCCTTCCCGGCTCCGCTCAGATGA